The Kosmotoga arenicorallina S304 genome segment GCTGCTGTTATAGGAATGCAGCTGGCCTATTTTATCCGAGAGCTTGGGTATGGAGCCAGGGTTCATATGGACGGCAATTATCTAATCATAGCACCTCTGGTAGCCAGAGATGCGGGCATAGGCGTTATCGGACGCCATGGGCTTCTTATAACACCTAAATATGGCACTTCTGTAAGAATAGGCGTTGTTACAACAGATATGCCTCTCGTTCCAGACCAGAAGCTTGATATACAAATTGAAAAGTTTTGCGAAATTTGTGGGCTTTGTGCCTCCACCTGCCCTGGAAGGGCTATACCAGAAGGCCCTCGCCAGGAAATCGATGGCATCCTCAAATGGCAAGTCAATCAGGAAAAGTGCTATGGATTCTGGCGAAAGGTAGGCACTGACTGCGGGATTTGTATGAAAAGCTGCCCCTTTGGAAAAAGCATTGAACTCTTAGATCTTCTTAAACCAAAATTCATTGAAAACCCTTCGAAATTGTTTAAAGAACACTTAAATAGGGAATAGCAATCAGGAAGCACCATTAAAAATTTTAATTCCTTCAAAGGCTTTTGGCTCTTTGCCTGTATCCCTTAACTTTTCATAGATGATTTTAACTTCGTCAAAAGACTCCATAAACGCGTCAAATACAAGGGGATCGAAATGCGAACCACGGCCGCTATGCATTATTTTTAGAGACTTTTCTAAAGAGTAAGCGGGTTTATAAGAGCGCTTTGAAGTCAATGCGTCGA includes the following:
- a CDS encoding 4Fe-4S dicluster domain-containing protein, whose protein sequence is MKRYDERDTMFARMVYKKGSKAYEDYYARNHEKKAIDDELRDMPELCSPETPTYDPVDAKIPDANFKFLADIRQLAEGEKNGNKTPIEAENISERLKKLALYYGAKHAGIAKMQEYHYYSHRGRLPEHYGEKVTDLLPYGIAFTVEMKREGVDKAPLLPEIIESSRAYVEAAVIGMQLAYFIRELGYGARVHMDGNYLIIAPLVARDAGIGVIGRHGLLITPKYGTSVRIGVVTTDMPLVPDQKLDIQIEKFCEICGLCASTCPGRAIPEGPRQEIDGILKWQVNQEKCYGFWRKVGTDCGICMKSCPFGKSIELLDLLKPKFIENPSKLFKEHLNRE